One Meriones unguiculatus strain TT.TT164.6M chromosome 5, Bangor_MerUng_6.1, whole genome shotgun sequence DNA segment encodes these proteins:
- the Mcm2 gene encoding DNA replication licensing factor MCM2, producing MAESSESFSAASSPARQRRRVSDPLTSSPGRSSRRADALTSSPGRDLPPFEDESEGLLGTEGPVEDEEDGEELIGDGMERDYRPIPELDVYEAEGLALDDEDVEELTASQREAAERAMRQRDREAGRGLGRMRRGLLYDSDEEDDERPARKRRHVERATEDGEEDEEMIESIENLEDLKGHSVREWVSMAGPRLEIHHRFKNFLRTHVDSHGHNVFKERISDMCKENRESLVVNYEDLAAREHVLAYFLPEAPAELLQIFDEAALEVVLAMYPKYDRITNHIHVRISHLPLVEELRSLRQLHLNQLIRTSGVVTSCTGVLPQLSMVKYNCSKCSFILGPFCQSQNQEVKPGSCPECQSTGPFEINMEETIYQNYQRIRIQESPGKVAAGRLPRSKDAILLADLVDSCKPGDEIELTGIYHNNYDGSLNTANGFPVFATVILANHVAKKDNKVAVGELTDEDVKMITSLSKDQQIGEKIFASIAPSIYGHEDIKRGLALALFGGEPKNPGGKHKVRGDINVLLCGDPGTAKSQFLKYIEKVSSRAIFTTGQGASAVGLTAYVQRHPVSREWTLEAGALVLADRGVCLIDEFDKMNDQDRTSIHEAMEQQSISISKAGIVTSLQARCTVIAAANPIGGRYDPSLTFSENVDLTEPIISRFDILCVVRDTVDPVQDEMLARFVVGSHVRHHPSNKKDEGLTNGDASEPALPNTYGVEPLPQEVLKKYIIYAKERVRPKLNQMDQDKVARMYSDLRKESMATGSIPITVRHIESMIRMAEAHARMHLRDYVMEDDVNMAIRVMLESFIDTQKFSVMRSMRKTFARYLSFRRDNNELLLFILKQLVAEQVTYQRNRFGAQQDTIEIPEKDLMDKARQINIHNLSAFYDSELFRLNKFSRDLKRKMILQQF from the exons AGACTACCGTCCCATTCCCGAGCTTGATGTCTACGAGGCAGAGGGACTGGCCCTGGATGATGAGGATGTGGAGGAGCTGACAGCCAGTCAGAGGGAGGCCGCTGAGCGGGCCATGAGGCAGCGGGACCGCGAGGCTGGCAGAGGCCTGGGCCGCATGCGCCGGGGGCTGCTGTATG ACAGCGATGAGGAAGACGACGAACGACCTGCCCGTAAGCGCCGCCACGTAGAGCGGGCCACAGAGGATGGCGAAGAGGACGAGGAGATGATTGAGAGCATTGAGAACCTGGAGGACCTCAAGGGCCACTCGGTGCGCGAGTGGGTGAGCATGGCGGGGCCCAGGCTGGAGATCCACCACCGCTTCAAGAACTTCCTGCGCACCCACGTGGACAGCCATGGCCATAACGTCTTCAAGGAGCGCATCAGTGATATGTGCAAAG AGAACCGCGAGAGCTTGGTTGTGAATTATGAAGACCTAGCAGCCCGGGAACACGTCTTGGCATACTTCCTGCCGGAGGCACCGGCTGAGCTGCTGCAGATCTTTGATGAGGCCGCCCTGGAAGTAGTGCTGGCCATGTACCCTAAATACGACCGCATCACCAACCACATTCACGTGCGCATCTCCCACCTGCCTCTGGTGGAGGAGCTGCGGTCACTGAG GCAGCTGCACCTGAACCAGCTGATCCGAACCAGCGGCGTCGTGACCAGCTGCACCGGAGTCTTGCCCCAGCTCAGCATGGTCAAGTATAACTGTAGCAAGTGCAGCTTTATCCTGGGGCCTTTCTGCCAGTCCCAGAACCAGGAGGTGAAGCCTGGCTCCTGTCCTGAGTGCCAGTCAACTGGGCCCTTTGAGATCAATATGGAGGAG ACCATCTATCAGAACTACCAACGGATCCGGATCCAGGAGAGTCCCGGCAAGGTGGCGGCCGGCCGGCTGCCCCGCTCCAAGGATGCCATTCTCCTGGCTGATCTGGTGGACAGCTGCAAGCCAGGAGACGAGATA gagCTGACCGGCATTTACCACAATAACTATGATGGCTCGCTCAACACCGCCAATGGCTTTCCGGTCTTTGCCACTGTCATCTTGGCCAACCATGTTGCCAAGAAGGACAACAAAGTAGCCGTGGGTGAGCTAACTGATGAGGACGTGAAGATGATCACCAGTCTTTCCAAGGATCAGCAGATTGGAGAGAAG aTCTTTGCCAGCATTGCGCCCTCCATCTATGGGCATGAAGACATCAAGAGAGGCCTGGCTCTGGCCCTATTTGGAGGGGAGCCCAAAAACCCAG GTGGAAAGCACAAGGTCCGAGGGGACATTAATGTGCTCTTGTGTGGGGACCCTGGCACGGCGAAGTCCCAGTTCCTGAAATACATCGAGAAAGTGTCTAGCCGGGCCATCTTCACCACTGGCCAGGGCGCATCTGCTGTGGGTCTCACCGCTTACGTTCAGCGGCACCCTGTCAGCAGAGAGTGGACCTTAGAGGCCGGAGCCCTGGTTCTGGCCGACCGTGGCGTGTGTCTCATTGATGAGTTTGACAAG ATGAATGACCAGGACAGGACCAGCATCCACGAGGCCATGGAGCAGCAGAGCATCTCCATCTCCAAGGCCGGCATCGTCACCTCGCTGCAAGCCCGCTGCACTGTCATCGCCGCTGCCAACCCCATAG GGGGCCGCTACGACCCTTCACTGACCTTCTCAGAGAATGTAGACCTCACAGAACCCATCATTTCCCGCTTTGACATCCTGTGTGTGGTGAGGGACACTGTTGATCCAGTTCAG GACGAGATGCTGGCCCGCTTTGTGGTTGGCAGCCACGTCAGGCACCACCCTAGCAATAAGAAGGACGAAGGGCTGACCAATGGTGATGCCTCGGAGCCAGCCCTGCCCAACACATACGGCGTGGAGCCCCTGCCTCAGGAGGTCCTGAAGAAGTATATCATCTATGCCAAGGAGAGGGTCCGCCCAAAGCTCAACCAGATGGACCAGGACAAAGTGGCCAGGATGTACAGCGACCTGAGGAAGGAGTCCATG GCAACGGGCAGTATCCCCATCACGGTGCGTCACATTGAGTCCATGATCCGCATGGCAGAGGCCCATGCACGCATGCACCTGCGTGACTACGTGATGGAAGATGATGTCAACATGGCCATCCGAGTGATGCTGGAGAGCTTCATCGACACACAGAAGTTCAGCGTCATGCGTAGCATGCGCAAG ACTTTTGCCCGGTATCTCTCCTTCCGGCGAGATAACAACGAGCTGCTGCTCTTCATACTGAAGCAGTTGGTGGCTGAGCAGGTGACATATCAACGCAACCGCTTTGGGGCCCAACAGGACACCATTGAGATACCTGAGAAGGACTTGATGGACAAG GCCAGGCAGATCAATATCCACAACCTCTCCGCCTTCTACGACAGTGAGCTTTTTAGGCTCAACAAGTTCAGCCGTGACCTGAAACGCAAGATGATCCTGCAGCAGTTCTGA